The genomic region aaactgtggcagattcaccgggagtcgaacccgtgacctaccgattcacagtcaaacactccaagCGCTTTCATGctgaatggtgattttattcgcattttatatgcggtatgcaaacgagcgcgccgcaattgtgacaaggtcgcgcaggtagcaaagtgatttgccgaaatagttccaagtaatcgtttatttcgatagttgcacagatttttctcaacatatcgtatttataaacctcagtgatataaaagattatctttgcagttgcttcaacctttgaatggccttttttaaaaagcatttaaaaatcTACTTCACcagggtcagagtcagtcaatcaatcaattgttttggaagactccggcagggtcaaaagaaatagttgttggcgccgatgatgtcagcaatatggtggatttccaccccacccgtgagatttgctctcgtcacgtcattgagcacattgaggttgcactgaggtgccattaccaccttcagatagccaaatgcatctagtttctttatttgatgtgaaaacatggggtcatctcgactattttttcgctatataTATggcatctaggcaccagtggttttcaatttatttatttatttattaaacctCCATATACATGAAGAACACATAGTACATAAAATTACGGTAATGAATAGGATGCCTGAACACATACATAAAATCACAGTATCATATACACAGTTAATGCCTGAGCATTAATTTGACCAAGCGATGGGAGGGGTAGTCCCTGACTCCGTAGCCCTCGTCCCGCAGGAGACAGCGCAGACTGTCAACGGCACCATCCTCCGTGCGGCGAGGGGCCAAAGAGTGAGGGACAGCCTCTCCCATCATCAGCTTTAATGGGTTAAAACCACATGaaagagtttttgataaaagtgtgCCCTTTACGGAATCCATACCTTCCGATAAAAACTtagcaaataaaattacattcaaATCCCTTGCGGGGTAgtcagttttaaaaatgtttctaTATAATTTGGCACAATTTCTATCAACTAACGGTTTAACTTTTGAAACATCCAGAGCTTCTAAAAGTCCACCACCTCtcgataatatgtaaagagcaagctctagtgaactcacacaactgtatgtcctagcagacgatttttaaatacatgatgtcccacacccgcacttcaatggcgccggtgtgaataaatctacttgtgtgaatggtcaatggctcatgacgtcatgaaataattgcgtcacgaggaatgaaacaatgggattcacgtccgaggTCTCGTTAAGCCCCTTACATGGGACTGATCTGATTTGGTCTGATTTGGTACCGTAGTTTCGCCATCACAGTGTTGGTTGGCCTACCAATCTTTGCAGTTCGGTATCAGTACCATTGATATTATTAAAGgtagctgtcggctgcccagtcacctcctattccacacaggtagtttccatcaacaaattgcacaaaaaaaagaaaaaaaatcaaaatctgactgaattatcacgcttttccgtgTCACCCCAAATGGAATGGTGACTGTCATGACTTGCATCTGCGGTTATCATAGTCAAACCACAGCCGCAATCAGCCCTTCACTAGTTTTGCCATGTGCATACTGACTTGCTTGAACATTCTGATTTCTCCCACGGCCCGCCCTCGAAGAAATCAGTCATTGTATTCAGCAAAAAGCTTCTTCGAGTCAGGCCACCGATCGAGTACAAAGTTGGAAGAGGGATACTATTCTATAATGTTAAACTCGGGTACTTGGTTGTCCGAAAAATCGAGCACCCTGTCCCTTATATCCGTACAATAGTTTATCACTATATTGCAATTTGCAAAGCCTACATAGTCCTTTTTAACTCATCCTATTACATGAACTTAAGAGCGGGCGTACAACATAACTTCGTTTTAGGATGGTATGAGGGACTTCTGATTATTAAAGAAACTGGACCTAGATACACCCAATACCATCTCCAAGACTTAGTCAGAGGACGGATATGTGGAGAGATGAAATTGCCTAAAAGTCATAAAATACATTTATGTGAGAATTTTGATTTGAGCAACTTTACAGAAATCAATGAGGCGAACACAAAACTTTATCACTATTGCGAGTCTGAGGAAACTATTGTTTTGCTTACGTATAGAATCCGCCGATCTAATGCATCTATTACCAGTGAGGCTAAGAGAGTTATTTTATATTTAGAGCCAATAGATGCAGAGGTTTTGACTAGTAGGAACAATGTGCAACAGAGGAATCATCGAATTATATACTACTACGATGCACCTATAATTCATAAGGACCATGTTATTGTTACCTTTATCATCGAAAAAATCGGCATCAACAATGGCGCTAAGTTCGTTGTTTTCCAAAGAAGGCCACCAAACAATTTCAACGTCTATGATACAAAATGCACCTTGAAACAAACGCCCTCGCAACTTTATAACCCATTAGCTGggttgtttatttatttttgcacCGATTGGCcaaattacaacaaaatatcattcGCATTGGAAATAAGTTGTCCTGAAAGACTAGGCCCTGTTCTTAATGACCCCTTACTAGAAGGATCAACTACACCACTACGAAGGACGCAAATTGCGTCCCAAATATTTAGTACGGCGAAATATGGTGTCCCCAGATGGTTAAGCAAACGCGGCGATCTATTATTTTTCCCGCGAGAGACAGGAGATAATATGCGGATGAACAACTTGGTCTTTTTCAAAAAATCGTATTTAAAGGGTtagtacaccgttcgtaattactgttGGTCTGCTGTTATACACGATGCCGTAGTGCAGTATCATGCCTATGAATTGGCTACAATTACTAGCCGAGTTTGGAAAAAAAGGGTTCCACCGGTAGCGTAATGTACACACTGTATAATACAGTGCTCTGGCATGGCCTACACTGTGTACAACACTGTATACATCGACTGCGGATGTCGCCTTGAGTGAGAAATTGACACTATacagatgtacagtagaacctctcttagcggacacctctctaatatgtaaagagcaagctctagtgaactcacacaactgtttgacatgggggagccccccaaacccccgtccttctgacatatttagccagtacattgggggatgagtcccccaaaccccctcccacgttctctgaaagtgacaggttttagtcagtacattgggggaggccccccccccccaatgcccccccccattggactctaaaaatagaattccttggagacgctgaacaataaggccccataaagaaatagtccccgcccggtagctgtctcatatctgcggacagaagcagctctttgtggtgaaataataattatattttccacctgctagcctagatatttgtgtatgtttcttcaccagttagttaataacgaatttttgtagctgatatattcttaattgttttaacgcgttctttttattcgtttggcgccaaaatcaagaatagcaaatttacgatcttgacactagaggcgctgatgtcgttccggaacggtagatgctaaatcggatagccaggcgttacgggaactcctgcactctgaccacgtgaactacatcattacttcacagttccggcactgtgtcgagtttggcagttcaaatcacgtgactggatctggctttagtagtgttaaaactgacttttttgaagtaaagtacgtaaatcgagaagaagagaacgtttgctttgtctgtaaatgaaatgtcacaactgtctccgccgacgttgtcctgtatgataGCAGACGagttttaaatacatgatgtcccacacccgcacttcagtggcgccggtgtgaataaatctacttgtgtgaatggtcaatggctcatgacgtcatgaaataattgcgtcacgaggaaggaaacaatggtctcgttagggagtttttcccaaatgtacgcgatgatgacgtgccccattaacaggacgtaacatctattttaaaatgcgtttccaaagtgaatgcatgaggacaacccatttgtgtcgtatatcactggaaacgctagattcccctgattctgcaggatgttaaatcgggcattttatttctttaaataaatcatgagcgtcgcatttgctcctagctctgttcaccatcccaaatggcaatattgccaattgggccagacaatcacgaaaaaccccaaatattatacatttcttcctgaataattcttacagagaccattctcccatgaaagacaattgcttacgctatacaaaaatcaaaaaaaaatcaggtcaaccattgaacttttgagatatgttgaattttacacaaatcagcgaaaaacgcaccaactggctctggacggcatttcaacacggggctgacgcacatcccaagttcagtgtacacatacgtcggcaacgacagtataaatgcgtagtttcttgttagtcgcctattgagtagcgctctaggtttcagaaactccaaaaaaacatgtctttgccaaaacaactgctgaatcaacgctgacatactgtaaggaccgagaaatcagtgattttaggaatggccgcgcatgaataacaaaaaaaaactccctaatgagaccaatgggaatcacgtccgacgtggtaactgtgggtgcggtgcgacGTAAATggaggatcggccaacgcgcggcccgtatggaatgcgacaaactgtaccggaaccagaattgtcatgggtctgcacaaattttttcagattcgatggacatgatggatacatgaattttgtttacactttatacatacgtaaccattacactcactacgttgtgtgagttattaaggacaacctctctattaaggacactggttttggtcccaaactggttgtttccattcaatttgaactctctaatcaggacaactctctattaaggacagcacttgtcagtcccaagggtgtccttaatagagaggttctactgtatatataatTCATCTCTAATCGCTTTTATGGACGTATCGCGAACTCGTGTGGCGCCCTGAGCCGGCATCCAAGCGTTGCTTTGTGCCAACTTCGCTGAGGAAAAGGGACGACTGGAAATTTGACGCGAACTCCGTGTCCCTTATAATTATTTTGGCAGGTGTGACTCAACCAGAGGATACCTTGATCGTTTACGCTTTCCGAAACAAAACATTGCGAGCAGCCTACAACTCTACCGTCAACCGATATACAACGTGCCCAACGGGTTCGTCATACTACATGGCACGTCACTACCGGCTAATGAATTTATACAAGATGCACTTCACCTTTAACTGCGCAGACGGCCTCATCAGattgttcaacatctttttagGACGGGtcacttttgatttgaccatccCGAAAAACGACAGATGTCGAAGACATAACTTGACTCGAATAGAGACACAGTTTTATGTGGAGAAAATTCTAGTAACGTGTCATTATAAGCGAGGAAAGagacattttgatactgtatatgACGTCGTCGAAGTAAACAAAACGATCAAATTACTTGGAGGAATGGAAGTGTCTCAAAGAAACGATGTCTCTTACTCTTATTTGGAATTAACGATAGTTGGCGATGCCGTAACCATTGTTGCCGGGGTAGGGGTGTTTGGAATTTGCTTTTTCCAAAGGTTGAATAACTACAAAGAGATACGGAAATATGTTGACCCTTTTTCAATAGTTCCGCGATCTCTCTACAATGGTTACAAACAAAAGTGGGGCCTAGATCTCAGtttatttgtcattttcttcttcagaaggATTCGAAATGAGGCAGCGCTGTTCGGTACCAGAATAACTCCTGTAGTTCAGAACAGCCTCgtacagagaaaaaaaatgtccatttttcgtgaaataaaaatgaaactatTGTACGTGTATACAAAACGAACTCGAGCCGATGTGTTATTTTTCGTCCGGGGATGTCGATTGATGTTGGTGAAACCTACTAGAGGGCGTAATGAAGACACGGACGAGGTTTTATCAGTTTTATCATATTTACCTTTTTGAAATTGTGAGTTGCATTCCCGCGGGCAGTCCGTCAACCCCTGCACATGATGGGGGGACGTTTGAGTTCCGCCCGTCATGTGACTGATTTCGGAGCCTCATTAGCTTACCCAAGCAACTACATGCACATATAGATAGGACCCGGATTCGATTCCGGGTAGAAACTAATCCGGCGTGGCTTTCTATATAGGAACTAAAATTCATGGCACTTCTTCACAGCACATCGTATGAATACATGCATATTCGCGGGTATGTTGGCTGAAAACCAACCGACCAGAAGATCGCGCTCTTGAGCCCCAAAAAGATGCGGTCATAACATTTAAGAACTGACTGTAATGATAAAACTATCCGTGTGAGGTAGATCTCTCACCCCATCATGGTCGCGTCGAGAGTACGGAACGCCGGGCCCGTCTCTTCAAAGGCGACCAATGAAGGGGAGAGGCTTATGTAACCGTTAAGGGTACATCCTCCTGAGGGTATCATCCATCGGATAATCCTGACGTCTTGATCGTCCGGAGGAGAATCCCACGGTTACGGTTAGAAAGTGTCATTTAAAGATTATGTATTTGAGATGGTATCCGCGTACGGTGGCTTGGAAAGGCCATCATATATTCTGAATGTACGAATTAACTTCTTAATACTTGAGCGTTTGACCTATGACTTAAGCACTCAACTTATAACTACTACAAAAAAATTATAAGGCGAGCTTATTTGTTTTTGCTACTTTAATTTATTATGCTATACTTTAATATCTCGAGCGCTCAACTTGTATCTCCAGCACTCGACTTATCTCGAGCGCTCGCTCgacgtgcgtcggagtatgaactcGCCTTTAGCGAACAATTGTACTTCACAAACATAGTTTCTAAGAGGCGGAGCTACAGAGGTTTAGGGGCAGGCCGAAGTAactaaacattttttttccatgatttcggccaaaaaaattcaaagaggGTCCTTTTGCCCCCCTCCAAAAAGTTGGGGAAGGGCCTGTATTATCAATGTTCGTATACATTTCCTAATGTAATCGTTCTCAACACAATAGAAATCTGTAACCTACATAAGTGACGGTCAGATGACATACATTTTTCACGCTATATTTCTTTTAAAGCATGCAATCCCCAGGTGCCGCCATTAGCAACAATGGGACACGCATCCATGCACAGCTACAAGACTGTCTGATATGTGCATATAAAAGCCATCATACTGCAGCGCGCCAATGTGCCGTGCCACATATTCTATTGATGCATTCCATTTATTGATTCTAATTTATGGACCTTCTTTTAAATGAAACTACTTTTGAGATGAATGTGGTGGCCTCCTGAAGCAAAATATTTCGAaattattatgacgtcatttctgtaAAACACTGATGAATTCTCTGTCTCCTCTTCGTTCCAGTATTCTGTCATTGTTGGAATCATCCTTTTGGTTGAAATCGTTGCCGTTATCCTTGCTGCTGTCTACTACGATCAGGTAAGAAAAAATATAACGGAAAATATCGAAAAACTAACGAAAACTATCGTGAAATATCGAAAATCTAAAAaattagaaatgaaaaaaatgaaactcGAAACTTGtacaaacaacaaacaaccCTTTGAGTTACTTTTACAACAATGATTACCTGATGTTTCTCAAAGCAAAGACATTGACGCATTTAAGCAGTAACATGACATTCTGTGCAATCATGTCTTCAGACGAAAAAAGAAATGGCCGCATATCTAAATCTTACGATCATCGACAAATACTACGGCACTCCATTTACCTCTGAGCCGCTGTCTCTTGCCTGGGACTTTCTACATATCACAGTGAGTCGAAACCAGTGTCGTGTCGGAACAGCATCACAAAGAGCCTCGGTATCcctctaatagagaggttcagatttcgTCCTAAGGAAGTGGTTAGACGGCCTCAGCTGTATTTTCAATCCACAAATCCAAAGTGGTCTCTCAAGGCGACGCGACCGTGTATGCGGTCAGTCTCTTGACGTTGGCTTGATACCGAGGTCTCTTGTCTTGCGTTATGTTCAGACTGACGTGTGGTTAGTGGCAAGCTTGTAGTGCATAGGTTAGAGAGTGAAGCATGGctatattcatacatgtagatgtattccAGTGCATTTTTCAGTTGCAGCTTCCAGAAAAAGGGCTTTGGATTGGTGGGGTATCGGACGTACGGAAGGAGATGCAAAGCTTCGCAGTGTCTTAAATTTTAAGACCTGCCGGTCCGGCGAAAGCATTTCCCGGATGAACCAGGATTGGACGCTTACGATTGGACGAAAAGCAGTTTCCCCTGTGCTTGTGCTTGTGCTTTTGCTTCTAGTTTGCTTGCTTGCTTGTTTTCAGGCTGTTTCGCTTGCCAAGACCTTCTTGCTCTCCACCATCTACACAGAATACATGTACGACGGAACCGCCAACTCCGCGAACGCAGTATCTTTGGCCTGGGACTACGCTCAAATCACAGTAAGCGAACATTGATAAAGGGACTCCAACGAACTGGGACAATTTGTAGTTCGATCACTATGCCTATAGGTGCCGCCAGCATCTATATTATTCCAATGTAGCTCCATTTTAACAAAGTATCACTATATGTTAAGTTAACCTGTATTTTATGTTACCAAATAATCAGTTGATTTCAAGTATCAGCcacgttttcattttcattcgccCACTCTCCCTCTCTAGTTCTCCTGCTGCGGTCTTGACAACTACACCGATTTTGACTCTGCCACCAACTGGAACAAAACTTCTGCTGCCGGCTCCATGGTTATACCGCCATCTTGTTGTAAAGTCCAGGACGCGAGCACCTTCCCAACGTTTACGTTGACCGACACTAACTGTCCGTACAGTCCTTCCACGACCAACTCAAACTACCAGACTGTAAGTATATGTTTAAGTGGTCTTTCCATTAACCATTTTCCTCAAGCAAGAATTTGAGACTTCCGATCTCGGAAAGCCTAATTTTTGAGGATTTCGAATCTTCGCCTTGATCGGAAGAAGCGTCCGGTAGGGACTAAGAAAGTGCTACACTGAAGATCAGCTTTATAGTAAGGCTAAgataaaaataatttcataaaTTGGTTTGGGAATCTTTCCTTTTGGTGTCTGGTGCTTCTCTCAATCATAACGAATTCATTTTTTCAGACTTGCTACGCTTCGCTGATGAGCTACGTCCAGACTTACTCCATCGCAATAATAGCTGTAACATCATCCGTGGCCGTCCTGCAACTAATCGTCATCATAGCTGCATGTTGCCTCTGTCGGGCCATTGGAGGGGACTCAGATACACGCGCCTAATTCTAACAGAGAAGCTTCCGCATCTAACAGTGAACTCATAACCGCATTCACCAATTTCCGAAATCAAAATCACCCGTCGGGAACTAACACCAGATACTGCCTTCTGATTGGCTCGTTTCTAATGAGCGCGCCGCGGTCGCAGAACTCGgcacttttgattggacaatatgCCACCGGAACTGCCCAAAATTCTGATTTCGGAAATCCCTGAATGAACTCCTAAAAGCATGTGTATTGTAAATCTCAACACTGTCCAAAGTGATGAGAAAAAAAACGATCCGGATTTCATCGGAAAATTGCagttattttgaattttctcagaaatcaaaaaataatttatttttctcGGACGGTTTTGTTCTGGAGTCCGGGTTTCTTGAACTTTCCGGTCACTTTCTGGGTTGTGGGGTACATCTTAAACCTTCATTCGCTCCATCAAAAACACGGAAAAACTCGGTTGTTTTCGCGAACTTCATTAACAACATAACTTGATTCTACGGCAGCAGTTTACCATCGAAGCCTCAGAGTATATGCCGTTAATTTGAACTAGAAATTTGCTGCTCACACGATTCTGAACTGCTGCAGCGGAATCGGGCCTTTACACTCCTGGAAAAAGTCTCGCAAACACATCAACCAACATTCAACCTATATTTTCGGTTGTTTCCAAATTAGTGATTAAAAGCCGTCCATTTTCAGTCCTGCATGACGTCACTGATGAGTTTTGTGCAGACTTACTCCGTCGTCATTATCGCTGTGGCATCAACCGTGGCGTTCATACAGCTTCTTGTAATTATTGCCGCCTGCTGCTTCTGCCGGGCCATCGGCACTGAATCCGATAAATAGGaagttaatagagaggttgcgcttTCAAAACGTATACGTAAAGAAAACGTGAATACACAGATGTTGCTCCAatgcaaatcttttgattttaacgaacggcgtaggcctttacgAACCCGTCACATGGACTATATAATAAATAGGTAACGaaaattgatgtaaatgtaATAGCTTTAATAAATTGTTTTAGGTTGTAAATATTCATACATGGTTGGTAATTAAAAACTTGGAAAATCAAATTGACTCGTTGTGTTATCATTCTTCCTTTAAAGTGGTCCTCCATGTTTCACCAATAGCAGCAGCGCCATTCACAGGACTCACATTTGGTCATCCGGAGCTTCAGTGCCTTTAAATCAGTAATACCTCGCTCTcggcgaggggaggagcatgcatcTGACCCGGGCATTCGATGATGATTTTGGGTGAgattttaagaaaaaatgactaTCCTGACCAACTTGGTCCAAAACCCTCCAAAGTATAGTCGTCAGAATTCCTAATTGaatcaaatatttatttatctatttgaaagactctgattttaTCGAAGTTGGAGATCTATCTTTTTGCTACCCGATTTAAACGCTTTCATCACCATCACAAcacaatatgatatcatgttaaaaattgaaataaaatcaataaatcaatagtTCACAATACCGACCAACCTCATAAATGATTTTTTAAGTCAGTTTCCAACAATTGGTGCAGAGGTTATCGATAGTGCAATTCGCGGCGCCAGATAAAAGACGTGCTATACAGCTCAAAGCAAAGTAATGGCTTGTGCGAGAGAACCTTTTGCAACTGATTGGCTTGTGGCATCCTTTATCAGCAAAGCGAAGTCCACCAGCCCAAATCTATTTCGGGCCGTCGGAGTGGCGCAGTGGAGCATCAGCGCCGCCTGTCACCACTGAGGTtccggttcgattcccggccggtCTTGGTACACTCACGTGTTAGAGAGGGCGGCCACTCACTTCGGAAGAGTAGGTTTTCACCGGTGTACATGTGAGTTACAATCGCCCGATATTGTTTATTGAGTTAATAATCACCACCGTTTGATGTCTGTGATATTGGTGAGAATAGAATGCACAACTTTTAGCAACGAAACCAATCCGGACACAGCCATGATCTTTTCCGTGAGCCTTTGTGTTTCGTTTTGGGCGTCAAATGGTCTCTAAATCGCGTCTGCGGGCATATCGATAGGTTCTTACTACAAGCGACGCCAAGTCATCCATAGTCCAGTGATGAAGCAGAGTCCGTGCCCGGGATGAAGTGTAGTCCAGTAGATGAATTGTGAATAATTGTGTACAGTTCTCTAGCTGATAAGTTCTGTTTGGTTCAGCCGACGAATTGTGTACAGTCAAGCCGGTGTATTATGCGGTATGAAACTTGGCAGATGGTTGGCTAGTCCACCGAAGCTGACGAAATGAGCTGACATGATTTACATCAGCTAACACCCTCGAAACACGGCGGACAATCCAGCCGTAATTCAATTTGGTCTACTGCGCAGACGGAAGCCTCGGCCCTGTAATATATTTACTATGTAAAGCCCTTGAGTGGAGTTTTTTTCAGGATATTGAAGTTAAGCTTCTCAATCATACAAACATACGATTCTGAGATATTCCgagcaaattttcaaaatgaccaagcAAATTCGACGGGCCTACTACGAGAAGCTGATTGACAACAGAGCTTTGCATCATCCAGATCTGTCCAGCTCGCTGGAGGTATCACTTCTTGGTTGTGCAACCGTTTGCCTTTTGCATGCAGTTTGTACCACGTTTGATACTTGTGACAAAGGCAATGGTATTACGTGCCAGGGGAGTCGCAGAGAGGGCacctgtatggagaaggaggaggcttTCTTCAAGTCAAGGTGCAGGCTATTTCAAAGAAAggtaatgatatacatgtattccaaaACACCTTGGCCACAATGTTTGGTTTTTATAATGGATGATGTGTTAGCCTCGTTTTCACAACAAATGTTTTGGTGTGACACTCACTACCTCTTGAGAGGGGATAAAATGTGTCGAAAACAGATTATCGGTGAATAATTCTTAATCTATGTCTAGGTtgaaatgttttagaatagacattAGTACCTCACTACCGGTATTGGGTGTCTCGCTAAACACAGCTTGGGGGTAGCTGTCctttctcgcaaaatctcggcTGCCGCCTCGGTTAAGGCCAACATTTAAGGGCCGTTTACAGGGGACTGATCTGATCTGGTCTGATTTGGTACCGTAGTTTCGCCATCACAGTGTTGGTGGGCCTACCAATCTTTGCAGTTCGGTATCAGTACCATTGATATTATCAAAGgtagctgtcggctgcccagtcacctcctattctacataagttgtttccatcaacaaattgcacaaaaaaagaaaaaaaatcaaaatctgactgaattatcacgcttttccgtgTCACCCCAAACGAAATGATCAGCCAGAATGAATGGTGACTCTGTCTTGTATCTGCAGTTATCATAGTCAAACCACAGCCGCAATCAGCCCTTAACTAGTTTTGCCATGTGCATACTGACTTGCTTGAACATTCTGATTTCTCCCACGTCCCGTCCTCGAAGAAATCAGTCATTGTATTCAGCAAAAAGCTTCTTCGAGTCAGGCCACCGATCGAGTACAAAGTTGGAAGAGGGATACTATTCTATAATGCTAAACTCGGGTACTTGGTTGTCCGAAAATTCGAGCACCCTGTCCCTTATACCCGTACAATAGTCTATCACTATATTTCCATTTGCAAAGCCTACGTAGTCCTTTTTAACTCATCCTATTACTTAAGATCGGGCGTACAACATAACTTCGTTTTAGGATGGTATGAGGGACTTCTGATTATTAAAGAAACTAGACCTAGATACACCCAATACCATCTCCAAGACTTAGTCAGAGGACGGATATGTGGAGAGATGAAATTATCTAAAAGTTATAAAATACATTTATGTGAGAATTTTGATTTGAGCAACTATACAGAAATCAACGAGGCAAACACAAAACTTTATCACTATTGCGAGTCTGCGGAAAATATTGTTTTGCTTACGTACAGAATCCGCCGATCtaatgtatctacatgtattaccagTGAGGCTAAGAGAGTTATTTTATATTTAGAGCCAATAGATGCAGAGGTTTTGACTACAAGGAACAATGTGCAACAGAGGAATCATCGAATTATATACTACTACGATGCACCTATAATTCATAAGGACCATGTTATTGTTACCTTTACCATCGAAAAAATCGGCATCAACTTTGGCGCTAAAGACACCAAGTTCGTTGTTTTTCACAGAAGGCCACCAAACAATTTCAACGTCTATGATACAAAATGCACCTTGAAACAATCGCCCTCGCAACTTTATAACCCATTAGCCGGGCTGCTTATCTATTTTTGCACCGATTGGCCAAATTACACCAAAATATCATTCGCATTGGAAATAAGTTGTCCTGAAAGACTAGGTCCCGTTCTTAATGACC from Lineus longissimus chromosome 19, tnLinLong1.2, whole genome shotgun sequence harbors:
- the LOC135502706 gene encoding tetraspanin-21-like; translated protein: MAAYLNLTIIDKYYGTPFTSEPLSLAWDFLHITFSCCGLDNYTDFDSATNWNKTSAAGSMVIPPSCCKVQDASTFPTFTLTDTNCPYSPSTTNSNYQTTCYASLMSYVQTYSIAIIAVTSSVAVLQLIVIIAACCLCRAIGGDSDTRA